From one Gossypium hirsutum isolate 1008001.06 chromosome D08, Gossypium_hirsutum_v2.1, whole genome shotgun sequence genomic stretch:
- the LOC107915108 gene encoding iron-sulfur protein NUBPL isoform X2, which produces MKGFWRPFARLGGARSYSVLSNDQLRINGVKDVIAVASGKGGVGKSTTAVNLAVALANKCGLKVGVLDADVYGPSVPTMMNIHQKPEVNNDMKMIPIENYGVKCMSMGFLVDKDAPIVWRGPMVMSALQKMSREVAWGVLDILVVDMPPGTGALIVSTPQDVALIDARRGVRMFSKVQVPILGLIENMSYFKCPHCGEPSFIFGAGGARKTAAEMGLQLVGEIPIELDIRKGCDKGMPIVVSAPDSAVSKAYHDVAQTVVMRLEDLAKA; this is translated from the exons ATGAAAGGCTTCTGGCGACCCTTTGCT AGGCTTGGGGGTGCTAGGAGCTATTCAGTGTTAAGCAATGATCAACTGAGAATTAACGGGGTTAAAGATGTAATTGCTGTTGCTTCTGGTAAAGGTGGTGTAGGCAAGTCTACCACCGCAG TTAATTTGGCGGTTGCATTAGCTAACAAGTGCGGATTGAAAGTGGGCGTGCTTGATGCAGATGTGTATGGACCATCTGTTCCAACCATGATGAACATCCACCAAAAGCCAGAAGTTAATAATG ATATGAAGATGATTCCTATTGAAAACTATGGAGTGAAGTGTATGTCAATGGGATTCCTGGTGGATAAGGATGCACCAATTGTCTGGAGAGGCCCCATG GTGATGAGTGCTCTTCAGAAAATGTCGAGGGAAGTTGCTTGGGGAGTTCTTGATATCCTTGTGGTGGATATGCCCCCTGGCACAG GTGCTTTAATAGTTTCAACCCCACAAGATGTTGCACTGATTGATGCTCGTAGAGGAGTTAGAATGTTCTCTAAAGTTCAAGTTCCT attttgggattAATAGAGAACATGAGCTACTTCAAGTGTCCACACTGTGGTGAACCTTCGTTCATCTTTGGTGCTGGTGGAGCCCGTAAAACAGCAGCTGAGATGGGGTTGCAACTTGTTGGTGAG ATACCCATTGAATTGGACATTAGGAAAGGCTGTGACAAAGGCATGCCGATAGTGGTATCAGCACCTGATTCCGCTGTCTCCAAGGCTTACCATGATGTAGCTCAAACTGTTGTCATGAGACTTGAGGATCTGGCAAAGGCATGA
- the LOC107915108 gene encoding iron-sulfur protein NUBPL isoform X1 — protein MKGFWRPFARLGGARSYSVLSNDQLRINGVKDVIAVASGKGGVGKSTTAVNLAVALANKCGLKVGVLDADVYGPSVPTMMNIHQKPEVNNDMKMIPIENYGVKCMSMGFLVDKDAPIVWRGPMVMSALQKMSREVAWGVLDILVVDMPPGTGDAQLTMSQKLQLSGALIVSTPQDVALIDARRGVRMFSKVQVPILGLIENMSYFKCPHCGEPSFIFGAGGARKTAAEMGLQLVGEIPIELDIRKGCDKGMPIVVSAPDSAVSKAYHDVAQTVVMRLEDLAKA, from the exons ATGAAAGGCTTCTGGCGACCCTTTGCT AGGCTTGGGGGTGCTAGGAGCTATTCAGTGTTAAGCAATGATCAACTGAGAATTAACGGGGTTAAAGATGTAATTGCTGTTGCTTCTGGTAAAGGTGGTGTAGGCAAGTCTACCACCGCAG TTAATTTGGCGGTTGCATTAGCTAACAAGTGCGGATTGAAAGTGGGCGTGCTTGATGCAGATGTGTATGGACCATCTGTTCCAACCATGATGAACATCCACCAAAAGCCAGAAGTTAATAATG ATATGAAGATGATTCCTATTGAAAACTATGGAGTGAAGTGTATGTCAATGGGATTCCTGGTGGATAAGGATGCACCAATTGTCTGGAGAGGCCCCATG GTGATGAGTGCTCTTCAGAAAATGTCGAGGGAAGTTGCTTGGGGAGTTCTTGATATCCTTGTGGTGGATATGCCCCCTGGCACAGGTGATGCACAACTAACTATGTCCCAGAAGCTTCAGTTGTCAG GTGCTTTAATAGTTTCAACCCCACAAGATGTTGCACTGATTGATGCTCGTAGAGGAGTTAGAATGTTCTCTAAAGTTCAAGTTCCT attttgggattAATAGAGAACATGAGCTACTTCAAGTGTCCACACTGTGGTGAACCTTCGTTCATCTTTGGTGCTGGTGGAGCCCGTAAAACAGCAGCTGAGATGGGGTTGCAACTTGTTGGTGAG ATACCCATTGAATTGGACATTAGGAAAGGCTGTGACAAAGGCATGCCGATAGTGGTATCAGCACCTGATTCCGCTGTCTCCAAGGCTTACCATGATGTAGCTCAAACTGTTGTCATGAGACTTGAGGATCTGGCAAAGGCATGA